The Castanea sativa cultivar Marrone di Chiusa Pesio chromosome 11, ASM4071231v1 genome contains a region encoding:
- the LOC142616437 gene encoding uncharacterized protein LOC142616437: MTIARPPVENSNPKPKKSKVGIRLTLSFSEKDKVGTIQPHDDALVVTLRIGGYDVRCVLANQGNRAEIMYPDLYKGLGLKPEDLTSYDSPLVGFDGKVVTPMGQIKLPVQTRFEVVEVNFIVVDEYSSYTALVARP, from the coding sequence ATGACTATAGCTCGGCCACCAGTCGAGAATTCCAATCCTAAGCCAAAGAAGTCTAAAGTTGGAATCCGACTGACATTGAGTTTTTCGGAAAAGGACAAGGTTGGAACTATACAGCCACAcgatgatgctttggtggtcaCACTCAGGATAGGGGGATATGATGTGAGGTGTGTATTGGCTAATCAAGGCAATAGGGCAgagattatgtaccctgacttgtaTAAAGGGTTAGGGCTGAAACCTGAGGATTTGACTAGTTATGATTCACCCCTAgtaggttttgatggaaaaGTAGTTACACCCATGGGGCAGATCAAACTACCAGTGCAAACTAGGTTCGAGGTGGTGGAGGTTAACTTCATAGTGGTGGATGAGTATTCTTCCTACACAGCATTAGTGGCAAGACCCTAg